From a single Dendropsophus ebraccatus isolate aDenEbr1 chromosome 8, aDenEbr1.pat, whole genome shotgun sequence genomic region:
- the LOC138799395 gene encoding beta-microseminoprotein-like: MKYLLVIALFGTGIFVDVCNAACFFTEPRKPGEPEGCDYDGEIHAYGSSWRPRECLSCNCYDDGSLTCCDVGASHVYYDEKECVAVFDKETCQYSVFRKDNPNEGCDFSAVG; this comes from the exons ATG AAATACCTTTTGGTGATTGCTTTGTTTGGCACTGGGATCTTTGTAGACGTCTGTAATGCCGCCTGCTTTTTCACAGAACCCCGGAAACCTGGAGAGCCTGAAG gATGCGATTACGATGGAGAAATTCATGCATATGGCTCATCTTGGAGACCAAGGGAATGTTTAAGTTGTAACTGTTACGACGATGGATCCCTAACCTGCTGCGATGT tggtGCCTCACATGTCTACTATGATGAAAAGGAATGCGTAGCCGTCTTTGACAAGGAGACCTGCCAGTACAGCGTGTTTAGAAAAGATAATCCAAACGAGGGGTGTGATTTCTCCGCGGTCGGCTAA